GCAGGGGCAGGGACGCTTAAACCCGCCTCCGCCCCGCCCCGTTGCCATGTCTATGCCAAATGCCTTGCTTTTCGTTACCATATACGtcctatattttattaaattaaattttttaagggtaaaatatattttattatttatattatacttGATTATTCTTGGATAGCAGAGGCAGCTTTTgtcctaaattttaaaatgggtCGCCTTTGCTTTATTTATTTGGGACTATCAATTGGTGGGACTCTCGCAAGTTGAATTTTTGATGTCCTTTGCTTGATCGTATTAAATCAAGGTTAACGGGTTGGAAGAGTAGAAACCTCTCTTTGGATGGCCGTTTGGTTCTTCTAAACTTAATCTTGTCCTCTCTTCTGGTCATATTTCTTTCCTTTTGCAAGGCTCCCTCGGGTATCATTTCAtctatttaatctatttttaaCTGTTTCTTTTAGGAGGGGGTGAGGAAGTTAGAAAAATTTCATGGATAAATTGGGATACTATTTGTTCTAATAAGGCGAAAGGAGAGTTGGGGTTCGGAGGACTAGGGAATTTAATTTGGTGTTACTTGGTAAATGGTGCTGGAGGGTGAAGATTGAGACTAGTAGTTTGCGGTATAAAGTTTTAGTCGTTAGATATGGCGAGTTAGGAGGATGTCTCATGGATAGGGGCAGATTAAACTCAATTTGGTGGAATAATttgattagttttaaagaagGGGTAGGTGTGGGAGTATGCCGGTGGTTTGAAGATAATATTTGGCAAGGGGTAGGGGATAGTtcacaaattttattttggtgggaTAAGTGGATTGATGGGGTGGTGTTGAATATTTGATTTAGTCGCCTTTTTGACTTAGCTGTTAATAAAATGGCAACGATGGCTGAAATGTATTCTCTTAGATGGGGGAGGGAAGGTCAAGCGTGGAAGTAGAGACGTCAATTGTTAGCTTCGAAAGAGGATTATGTTAgagagtgtagtaatattttaacaaatattgTTTTGTAGTTTAATAGTCATGACAGATGGTTTTGGTATTTACATGTTTCCAAAAAATACAATGTCACAACTTGTAACTTACAAGTACTTATAACTACATGATATCGTCAGTTAATGTCTTGGAATCTGATAACTCTAATGCAATTTGGAATAGGATGTTCCTCTTAAACCCACTTGAGTTGGCCTGATGGTATTGGCTTGACAATAATGAGCAAAATATCTTTTGAAAGTCATTCCATTTTTGCaaaaatgtttctttctttAACAGGAAGAAGAAAAGTGCAGATTTCCTTTTTTCGAAATGGAAGATGAGCTAAGGAATGAACATAAAAGTGAGTTTTATAAGCAATGAAAGTAGTGGATGAAACAAAGCCTTTCGTTTTTTCCCTGTTCAATAACCGCCACATGGTTTGAGAGAAGTGGCAGTTTTTTTAGTTAGTTAGAAGTTGAAAGTTTCGAGAAAAATAAATCTACAAAATATTCAGAAAGGAGGTGCTACAATGATGAGAAATGGGAAAATGTGAAGGAGGTGAAGATGAAGAGTTAACAAGTGACACTTGGTGCCTTAGGGCAAATGGAAAGACCCCGCTAACTTTTCAACTACAAATTGGTGGCCCACTAAATTCTTGAAGTTGTgcattgaaagaaaaattgaaaagacCATTCTTGAAAGTAATAATTAGCATGGCGTCCGTCTCGAAAGAATACTtagagtttttaaaaaatgtcaattttctcCTTCATGTTTTCAAGtcgaaaaatgacatttttgggGGCAATTTGTTAGCGTGCAATTTTGACAGGTTCAATTAATGCAGTCAATGAGTTGACCTTTTGTTCTTTCaagaattaaaaatatcatttctagcATGAAGATTTCGACAGAGTCTGGGACTTAACATTTGGAAGAGTTCAAGAGTTTTGAAGTTCGACAAGAGGCAAAGCATAAAGaaggagtaaatagtcaatttccctcctgaaattgtaggtttcgtcaattacccccctgaaattaacaaaacttcaattacccccctgaaattgcataacgttaatcaatttaccccctccgtcaaatttttctgttaactgtttatgattatgatcaaatacccccctgaaattttgcacttatgtgcaaaatgccccacaaacttgaaaattctttttttttttttatgcttgactcaaaagatattaaaagcaaacaaattaacaattattgatcatataaatatgtatggaatgtatgtttatgcagctattggtcaaataaatctttatggaaggtatgttactctcatgtgttttaaatatatacatatatagaagacttttttttacacaagttggtaattatgttagagtatgcagtcataaagtacacaagtctttgataattgtgtgtccataggttaatatctgcagaaggaagaagaaatatggtttgttgataaatatgaaatatgaatgaaaaggctgcacatgacaaaaccatgatttctttggcatatattcattcattttcttgtgaatagaatttttatgacaataggtacaatatactacttgaagaactaaatgtatgatttttggtaagaaaaaaaatctaaatttttaagtttagggggcattttgcacataagtgcaaaatttcaggggggtatttgatcataatcgtaaacagttaacagaaaaatttgacggaggggtaaattgattaacgttatgcaatttcagggggtaattgaagttttgttaatttcaggggggtaattgacgaaacttacaatttcaggagggaaattgactatttactccatAAAAAAGTTTAGTCAAAGCTAAGTAGTTGCTGTCGaaggaaaaataattcaaattcaaaagccGCAGATTTCTTATTGAAGACGTGGGGGACATGGAGTTTTCGATGGAAGAAGTGCAGTTCATGGCAGTTAGCTTTTTGCAGTTGTTGTCACTatgtataaataatagtttttcatataaaaaataggTCGTAAATCACTTATAGAATTCTAAAACTCGAAGTACCAGCGTCTAGTGAAAAAGGTCATATATAATGGATGCAATCTGATTTATCGAACCACCTTTTACATTAATGCAATACAATTTAacttttcttcaaatttctaTGTTTTAAACTATAAATCCTTAAggtattttctttgaaaatttgaGGATGATGACCCAAAAACATGTCTTACACTTGTTTTATAGGATGAGATAAGATTTCTTTAAACAAGAGAATCGATTGACTATATGGTCGTTGCCACTTGCCACTGCAACTAATAGACCATTCAAATGTGACAACAAAGAACCGAGAAGAATTCAAAATACAGGACAGATTAGGTGCAccaattaattcatttcacaCTTACACTTTGACGATATATCCAGGCATTAAATAATctcgattttttattttatttttcttgaataAAATCGACGTTGTTTTGCGGTGAAATTCGCAAGTGGCACGCCCGCCACGCAAACGTACAAGTTCCACATGCATTTGACTTTAACAAACGTTATTATCAGTCTTATTACATCCTATCCTACTCCATTGCTCTCAAAATTATTCactttttgtaaagaaatttttcaataaatcgttgctttttttgtttttttaattgtactatctaacttttttttttttttataagccaaaatgaattatattaacaagATCACAGTAATTCCTTCGGTACAAAGTGTGCCAAAAAGACTACTAAAAATACAAGTTGTCCAGAGAGTAACAATAGAACAATGTTAGCCAAACGTATTAGGGGATTCGACCACCACATTTGGATACCGAAAACAAAAGAAACctattttctttcattccacAAAAGCCATATGAGATGAAGGAAATTACGTCGCACTTTCAGACCACCTGTGTAATAAATAAACTGATGGAAGTGATCGTGAATAGCCTGAGTGTCGACACCATCAAACCCTGATGGAAGCGAAATGAGGACACAGAAGAAACACATGTTGTGCGTCTTATAGATGACCACAACCCGCCACACAATAGCGAGCCTCTGGAGAAATGACACTGCGAGTCACCAAATTTCTCTTCGATGGTAATCTATCACAAAGCATTCGTCAAGCAAAAACAGAGACCTTCAAAAAAACCTACGTATGCCATATTAAATCCATGTTGGAGGGACGTGAACATGCTCATTAGATGTCAACAACTCATAAACGCCACGAACAGAGTAACCTCCTATAGGGTCCAGATGCCACTGCCAAGCATCTGAATTAGTGTCCTGCAAATGAACTGTCAGTACGTAGTAAAGTCCTACACTCATCtaacaactcctcctcccacacaATTATACTATCTAACTAATACTTCATCCAGTCTTTTTTAGGAGATTTCATCCAatctttattataatttttttttaataaaatatgttcCTATATATGGAAAAATGTCACGATATTTGAGTTATagatattgtttaaaaaactttttacctcctatttattgtttatatttCTAATATTAGTATAttgtatttaataatatttcacAAATTTCTACAAGGTATATTTAATCACTAACCTTGTATTGAAAAAAACAGGTTAGTGAAAAGTATAGATTTTAACTATTATAACCTTcgtctatttttattttttttttgtaaataatgtTATTAGCACACTTGTTagatttccttttttctttttatttattaggaAAATGATCTTATTTAGAAAAGAagcaataaataaatgtatctagtaatttaaaaatagaCTTATATTTAATCAAGTAGATGTTtatatgtactttttttaagaaaatatgtttatatatagtAAAGGAGGAATAAGGGGTAAAAGTTGGCAATGAATAATTGTAAGACTTAACAACAGTTTTGACCTTAAGTATCaggaagttgcgattttggtcccctaacaaaataaaatacaatcagCCCCCTAACTACTGccccttttgcagttttggccccagTACAATTTTGACCAATTCAACGTTAACGTGGATGCCacttgtgtaattttttatttttttataattattttttattaaaaaatatttttattttatttatttatttatttttaattaaagtattacacacgtggcattgtaatttatttttaaataaaaaaagtacacATGTGGCATCCACATCAGCGTTGAATTGGTCAAAATTGACATGGGGATCAAAACTGCAAAAGGGATACTACTTAAAGGGctagattatattttatttcgttAGGAgatcaaaatcacaacttcCTGATAATTAGGGGATTAAAGCTACTCTTAAACCTAATTGTAATGACAAATGAGTTAACAGCGGAGGCCACTAGAGTCTAAGTAAGTACACTTGATGGTCCATCTAAGTCACTAAGTAAGTCAATGAAGGCAACTTGAGTCTATGACTCACTGTTTTATGTCTCCTCATAAATAACTTAGTATCGTCATCACACAAAAATGATTACAATAAATTATTTCACatatcttgaaaaaaaaatatttcacataaattAGATAGaaattataaatgaaagaaaaagagtaaccatttattaaataatgaaggttccctcaaaaaaaaataattaaggtttttttatacattagttattctTCGTTTGCAAGTGCAACCGTATAAATTAATTCTTAAGTATTCCGTGAACTTAATTCAAATGACATATTATAATGCATGAGTCGGGATTCAAACATTGAACTCCTCATTTATTTACTTCAAGTGTTGATTTTTAACAACTaaattacttgaaaaaaaatcctTTAATTTTGTGGGACCCAAATGATCGATAAAATATCCCTAAAATTTTGAAGGCTTCTACATGACTAAGAGTTTGGGAACAAGACATCGTAAAACTTTTAGAAAAGTTTGTCGTTCATTTAAATCCAActaattcaaaaaattaattttcagagtTGTATCGGAAGATACTCGattcattcaaaaaaacaaatcatatttcttttttgaaggaaaagaaacaaatcataTTAGTTGGTTCTCATTAtcataattaaaatagaaatgaCAATTATTATGGGACAAATTTTCTTGTAAATTCGATCATTAGTATAAAAGTTTAATTAGATAAATATAATGAAtattacataaaaattaatttagatATTTGATCAGGTTTTGAAGACCCAAAAGACTTTTTCTGTAAAGCTCTAAATAATCGgtgcattatttatttattttttgacttaATTGCAATTTGAGTCCAtccttttaataaatttttggattttggtcCTCTGAATTTTTAATCCACGGTTGCGGTCACTTAATTTTTCCAAATACCTAAATTTTGGTAATATTTATTGTATACAAGTACTTGTAATTTTGCATAAACAGGTTTGACACAAACTAAAGGAATATCAATACTTGTAATGACTTATTATGCATAAACTAATGACATGACATCTATGTGTGTATTAAGTtcaagagaattgttgttgatacaTTTGGTTTGACTAAgacacacgagtaatttacctaAATGTCCTTCTGCAGTCAATTGTCGAATTTTGTGGATAttggctgcagttaactaccgaggtttttctcggcagttaactgccgccggtttcatttttcctcggtagttaactgtcgaggcgTCCTGAAACCATAAAATGGCAGAACCTCTTGAGGCAGAACCTgttacatgtgtttttacacattGTAAACACATTGTTTCAATGCCAAATCATAAAGTCAATCAAAGAAAATTACCAacataattgaaattgaaaatatgatacGGAAATGAACAATTGCCATAAATATATGTCGTCGaaacaaagtaacaacaaatGTCATGAAAATACAACGAAACGGCCAAATGTCATGAAAATATACACCAAGTTATGAAAATATATCTTAAACATAAAATACTACTACTCTTGATCCTGCTGGTGCTTCATCCTTGACCTCTGGTCTCGCCTCCTAGTCAAGAGTTTGCTTCACAATATGAGTAACAAATCTTGACCTCTTAATCCAACTCAAATAAGCTCCTGATTCGCTGAAGCTACGTATTCCGAGCAACAGTAGTACTGTCACTTCCAATCTTCATATTATGAAGCACTACCTGTGAGTCAATATGCAGATTCACTGCCTCGAATCCTCAGGGCGCATGAAGTCGAACAAAACCTTTGACGTGAAATTCCTTTGTTCCTCCATTGCCACAAAGAGTGACTAACTATAGCCCATACAGAAAATCACGAAATTTTGATCGCATTGTTTTTACTCAAATTTAGCTCTATCCAATTCTTAACATAAACCCAAAAGAAAACTTCTCGCTCCTTCCACCATCCCTATCGTCTAAAGTTAGAGAACAATCGCAATCTGCAATACAACTTATGAAAATACATCCGAGATTTCTTCAAGTTAGTAAGTAATCTCTTATAACATACTAACTCGATGAAACATCTGACACGTTCCGGTACACCAATTTTTCAAATCAACGACCAAACTTTACCAGCTTATAATTAAACCTACAGAGACTACTGTAAGTAACAGCAACAATATATTCAGTTATTCACCATTCTCTTTCTCATCACTCAAATTAATTGGAACATAGCTGGTGCTGTTCATTAATCTCAGACCTGGTACCACCCAACATTGTGACCatacatcaatttttggaacCATTTCATATAACCAAAACTCCATCTCATCGAAATTAGGCCACACTTTCTCATACTTGCCTCTCAAGTTAGGCCATACttaatgttgttggttttgCACTTATCACACACATAAGTTCAAAGTCACTGCGCTTCTCTACCGCagaaatcaatgtttttttagacaaatacTTAGACGGTTCAACTTGGCCAAATTTTGCAAGAGACTAAAATGGAGTCTAATTTTGTATAGTTTTATAGAtataattagtaataataaaaaaaactggaTAATGTAAAACTTGTTGTAACTCAACACTACAACCATTGTGATTGATAACTAAGAAATCATTtaaaatgaagataaaaaagaaCTACAGAATTGACAAGTTAACTTATGATATGATGATAAGGCTGCTATCAACTATCGATCGATAAGCTTATAAAAGAAAACTATCAGTTGATGAATGAGAGCAAAATAGCAGTTCAACATAGTACTATTCTCAATGAATCACCACTCTTCATGCATATTTATGCAAGGTTTCGCCTATAAATACGAGATAGTAGGCAAGGAATCACTACTATTGGTATTAAAAATTTTGGTTCAGGTTTAATTTTAAGACATAGTCGTTTGGAAGTGAATATATATAGTGTAAACTAATTAGTAAATAATATGTGATAGTTAGAAGTTCTGCAATCTTCTATATATCACCTTTCGATACATAAATTAGTTTCCATTTAGCagcaaaaaaaatctgaaacatCAAGTGTTATACAATTAGTAAAGATCATAATATATTGGGAATTGAATCCTTTCTTTGAACCAGGGTTGGCAGAATTAACTCAAGCTCAAAAACAAAATGCATGAGGTTGTTTGAATATCATAATAGCCTTCACATCTTTTAAGTATCTTGGCTTCCCTGCATCAGATCAAGTACAAATCAAAGTAAATAAAATCAACTCATAAGTGATcaatttatgaaaattattaaaCTCAAGATTGATTGAATGATCATAATATCCATACAATTCAAAAGATTCTAAACTCAATTACATTGATCAATTACATCATaatcaaaatcatctaaagtaCCAGTCTTCATCATGAATCTTCAAGGAAATGAGAGTAATCTTCAATGGAGATGGAAGAAATGAGCTTCAACGGTGGAATTTCATATCCAACTTTTTCTAATCCCTTTTCAGTTTTCAACAAATCAGCTCTCATTTCTATTCTGCTTATATTATCCAATCTTTTCGTTTCTATTTAGCTGGTAAATATGTCTCAGCAAACCATTTCATACCAACTTTATTTTCCGCCTTTatgtcaatttttgtttttgtttcccACATTTTTTCTAACTCTACATCTCAATCAGGGTGATTCTTCATAAAAGGTTTTGCCATCAAGCTTTTCACCGATTTCAACTCCGTTGGGCTCAATTGTTTTATACAACCTGAAGGTATATCGTAGTGGTCTGCATCACATGGCCTAACTCCCAACCAATAAATGTTGGGAGTTGTTAAGTTTTCACTGTCGTACGCCATTTTTTGGGACCCCTTGTTATAGATTGTTAATATGCGGAATCCGTATAAATCTCCATCAACAAGTGCCAATACCGGCAACTTTAAATCCAAACTTAGCTTCCTCACTAATTTTCTGCTGCAAACATCCGGTACCCCGGATCCAGCGACTATGATACACGGGAAGCGCTGCTCAAATCCAGCCGAATGAAGGCTTACAAGTGTGGCAACACTTTCAACCAACAAAATGAAGAGTGCTTCCCTCTTCGTCATTTTTGTCATGCAATCAACACGGAGTGGGATCGGATGCCCAAGCAGATCCGTTTTTCTACAATCTATTTCCAAACCTCCGTATTCAAATTGTAACTCGCCAACAACCTTACCACGATTGTCGGCGTATACTGGTAAACAATCCTTGCAGCAGTAAAGTAACAATGCAATATGTTCAAGTGCCTCATCAGAATTTTcctgtaaaaaaacaaataaatgacaCACttcaatctctttttttttttttttgagcagcAAAAGCAATTTATTAGATATATCACCAAACAAACACAAGGTGTATTTGCTGGAGTTGTTACACAGCCCCTAAATAAggggaacaaaaacaaaaaattaggcAACCAAGATGCACAATACACAACAGAAAAACAGAACAGAGGCCAAACaactaacaacaacaacccCTCTACGCCAACTAGCAAAATCTGAGAAGCTAAGAACAAAAAACAGCAAAAACCAAACAGCAGCACACTTATGGACACACACTTCAATTGATAACAAGAAATGGAAACATGCAAGAGAAAAATGgaattaattgatattttacCTGCTTGTACTCAAATAATTCCTTGTCTGAGTAGTAGAATTCTCTTTTTGTGGAGTAGGAATTGTCTTTCAACAAATATATGATCAAGGTAAGATGATTTAGGATATGGTCGaatattttttcatcttctaGCTTGAATGCTTTTGCCTTAAGCATGTAACGGTCAAATTCATCCACATAAACTTGCAAGGAAGTGGCGTTTGACATTGTCCGAAAAGAATTAAACTTCTTTGCCTCAAACAGTATTGGGATTTATTCTCAAACACCacattattttgaaataaaaaaaagtatacagtAGTTGCAAATCACAGATAAATCCATTAAAAATCATACAATAGTCAGATTAATGTAACAAGATTCATCAAAAACCTTGGCGAGAAAAAAGTACCACGTCATCAGTATCACAAAATTTCAGCTTACCAGAAGACTTAACATCCATTATTCAACTTTAGGAACAGGAAATcatcagaaattaaaaacaccTTATAAAATCatgtgaaataaataaataacaagatTCCTTTGAAAAATTCTAGATCAAATTCATTCATCAAATAATTACAAAACAAATGCAAACGTTTCTAGATTGAACATATAAATACACCTTTagcctgacaaaaaaaaaagtacacatTTAGCAGctcaaatgaaaaatttgtaggtcaaacacaataccTAACAGTTTCAGAAGCAAAATCAAACGATAAACACCAAGATCAATATAAATgtttaaaatgcatgaaaataaagagaaattgTTGAGATGCTTACACTACAAGGAACTGATGGTTTGATGTTATCTTGTTCTTGTTGCTACAATATAAGGAGTGGAGCAAGAAATGGAAGATGCAAGGAAAGAGAGAAAAGGTTCTACAACTTCAT
Above is a genomic segment from Medicago truncatula cultivar Jemalong A17 chromosome 5, MtrunA17r5.0-ANR, whole genome shotgun sequence containing:
- the LOC11434102 gene encoding DNA topoisomerase 6 subunit A; amino-acid sequence: MSNATSLQVYVDEFDRYMLKAKAFKLEDEKIFDHILNHLTLIIYLLKDNSYSTKREFYYSDKELFEYKQENSDEALEHIALLLYCCKDCLPVYADNRGKVVGELQFEYGGLEIDCRKTDLLGHPIPLRVDCMTKMTKREALFILLVESVATLVSLHSAGFEQRFPCIIVAGSGVPDVCSRKLVRKLSLDLKLPVLALVDGDLYGFRILTIYNKGSQKMAYDSENLTTPNIYWLGVRPCDADHYDIPSGCIKQLSPTELKSVKSLMAKPFMKNHPD